CGGACAGGCGGGGAGATGAGAAGCAGAACACCGTACAGCCGCCAAGGCTAAAGCTTAAAGGAAATCACGCAGAGGAAGCGGCTTCCGGCCGGGCACAAGCGACTGCAGCGGAAGCTGGGGACGATGCTAGAACGGTAGAAAGCGTAGCCCAAACGATGATTCCCGCCACAGAACGTGCTTCTTCATTACCAGAGGGAATTGCCATCATAGGGATATCCGGAAGGTTCCCCGGGGCTTCTACAACCCGGGAACTGTGGCGGAATCTACGTGACGGTGTATGCAGCATAGGCGAAGTCCCAGAGGAAAGATTCGACATCCATTCCGCATATGACGAGGATCGCAAAGCCGTTCAAAAGACTTATTGCAAAGTAGCAGGTCTCCTGGACAACGTGGATGAATTCGATCCGCTTTTCTTCAATATCTCTCCTCGGGAAGCGGAAATGATGGATCCACAACAGCGAATATTTTTGGAGGAGGCCTGGAATGCCCTGGAGGATGCCGGATACTCGGATCGGGCGGTGCAAGATACACGTTGCGGCGTGTTTGTCGGATGTGCGCCGAGTGATTACACGAAGCACCTAGAAGCGAACAGCCTTGAAAATACGGCCGAGGCGTTTACGGGAACCTCTTCTTCAATTCTGGCTGCCAGAATCTCGTATTTTTTGAATTTGAAAGGGCCGAGTATTTCTATCGACACGGCATGCTCTTCTTCGTTGGTTGCCGTGCATCAAGCTTGCTCCAGCCTATGGAGCGGGGAATGTGATATGGCGTTGGCCGGTGGCATCCGCTTGATGTTTACGCCAGACAGTATCGTGCAGAGCAGCCAGATGGAGATATTGTCGAAGGAGGGTGTCTGTCGGCCGTTTGATAACGGCGCCGATGGCACGCTGCTAAGCGAAGGCACAGGTGTAGTGGTGCTGAAGCCGCTCGGATCCGCGATTCGAGACAGGGATTATATCTATGGGGTGATTCGGGGCTCCGGTGTCAACCAGGACGGAAGAACGAACGGCATTACCGCGCCAAGCGTAAATTCACAAATCCAGTTGGAGAAGACGGTTTACGAGAAATTTGACATTGATCCCGCTGATATCAATTATGTCGAGTCGCACGGCACAGGCACATCGCTTGGTGACCCCATTGAGGTGAAGGCGTTGACGGAG
The window above is part of the Paenibacillus lutimineralis genome. Proteins encoded here:
- a CDS encoding beta-ketoacyl synthase N-terminal-like domain-containing protein, translated to MSNGELIKGILQQIKDNRMDAREGLKRLNELKQQQVPPVEVRVKPTEDTVKLLIMDVLCRIIKIQPDELQEDLSFKEMGIDSISSVEIVRDLNDALHIHMDGIQLYDYPNISELSSYVWNEVQMNSHITVEEDKQQSLAAKEPPAKQRLNHRYEYMNDLISQFSKNNPKPTAQELPVSPPQKAESPAPEPAVSASRPTAEKLALSPVEKSAVSEAGQPLESLKPALTRPSALSLKPLHSPDRRGDEKQNTVQPPRLKLKGNHAEEAASGRAQATAAEAGDDARTVESVAQTMIPATERASSLPEGIAIIGISGRFPGASTTRELWRNLRDGVCSIGEVPEERFDIHSAYDEDRKAVQKTYCKVAGLLDNVDEFDPLFFNISPREAEMMDPQQRIFLEEAWNALEDAGYSDRAVQDTRCGVFVGCAPSDYTKHLEANSLENTAEAFTGTSSSILAARISYFLNLKGPSISIDTACSSSLVAVHQACSSLWSGECDMALAGGIRLMFTPDSIVQSSQMEILSKEGVCRPFDNGADGTLLSEGTGVVVLKPLGSAIRDRDYIYGVIRGSGVNQDGRTNGITAPSVNSQIQLEKTVYEKFDIDPADINYVESHGTGTSLGDPIEVKALTEAFRHFTADSHYCALGSIKANIGHTTMAAGVAGIIKILLSLKSRKIPPLIHYRELNEKIKLQGSPFYINTELVEWPVNKKGSRMAAVSSFGFSGTNCHIVIEEYRSV